A region from the uncultured Sunxiuqinia sp. genome encodes:
- a CDS encoding glycoside hydrolase 43 family protein, whose product MKLNKLQLLIIVCLVSMLNPVLAQKGVVSEQDISNVWVADKGDGTYKNPILHSDYSDPDAVRVGDDFYMTASSFNCVPGLPILHSKDLVNWELINYALPKQPPFDVFDKPQHGNGVWAPCIRYHEGEYYIYYPDPDFGIYMTKAEDPAGQWSDPVLVRGGKGLIDPSPLWDDDGKAYLVYAFAGSRATVKSVLMLSEMTPDGTQLVGNDVMLIDGHEAHPTVEGPKFYKRNGYYYIFAPAGGVSTGWQLILRSKNIYGPYEEKVVLEQGETDINGPHQGAWVDTQTGEDWFIHFQDKEAYGRIVHLQPMSWENDWPVMGVDQDGNGIGEPVASYKKPDVGGTYPIVTPPENDEFNTHKLGIQWQWHANPKLKFGYPSGNLGYYRLNCKPRPENYVSLWPIPNLLSQKFPAEEFMATTKLTFNHRFDGEEVGFVVMGENYQYISLKQVGEKLMARVVNCENARTGGVEKELYSDDFDSNTVYFRIKVNEGAVCSFSISKNGKKFKEVGEDFSAVPGRWIGAKIGYFALRDGIINDSGTVDIDWFRIDELKK is encoded by the coding sequence ATGAAGCTTAATAAACTACAATTACTAATTATCGTATGCCTTGTAAGCATGTTGAATCCTGTGTTAGCACAAAAAGGAGTTGTTTCAGAACAAGATATTTCAAATGTATGGGTAGCCGATAAAGGCGATGGAACGTATAAAAATCCCATTCTTCATTCCGACTACTCTGATCCGGATGCGGTAAGAGTTGGCGACGATTTTTACATGACTGCATCTTCGTTTAATTGTGTTCCCGGCTTACCGATTTTGCATTCTAAAGATCTGGTGAATTGGGAATTGATTAACTATGCGCTACCTAAACAACCACCCTTTGATGTGTTTGATAAACCTCAGCATGGCAATGGCGTGTGGGCTCCTTGCATCCGTTATCACGAAGGCGAGTACTACATTTACTATCCTGATCCTGACTTTGGAATTTATATGACAAAGGCTGAAGATCCGGCCGGTCAATGGTCTGATCCTGTTTTGGTACGTGGAGGCAAGGGACTGATTGATCCATCGCCGCTTTGGGATGACGATGGGAAAGCCTATCTCGTGTATGCATTTGCCGGAAGCAGAGCGACTGTGAAAAGTGTGTTGATGCTGAGTGAGATGACCCCCGATGGAACGCAACTGGTAGGTAACGATGTCATGTTAATTGATGGTCACGAAGCTCATCCAACAGTTGAAGGACCTAAATTTTACAAACGAAACGGTTACTACTATATTTTTGCTCCAGCCGGAGGTGTTTCAACTGGTTGGCAGTTGATATTACGCTCAAAAAATATTTATGGCCCTTACGAAGAGAAAGTTGTTTTAGAGCAAGGGGAAACAGATATTAATGGTCCTCATCAAGGAGCCTGGGTAGATACCCAAACTGGTGAAGATTGGTTCATTCATTTCCAAGATAAAGAAGCCTACGGACGTATTGTACACTTGCAACCCATGAGTTGGGAAAACGATTGGCCTGTGATGGGAGTTGATCAGGATGGTAATGGAATAGGTGAGCCTGTCGCATCGTACAAAAAACCCGATGTTGGTGGTACTTACCCAATTGTAACTCCGCCCGAAAACGATGAATTTAATACACACAAGCTAGGAATTCAGTGGCAATGGCATGCTAATCCGAAACTTAAATTTGGTTACCCATCAGGTAACTTGGGATATTACAGGTTAAATTGCAAACCTCGCCCTGAGAATTATGTAAGTCTTTGGCCTATTCCGAATTTATTATCACAAAAATTCCCGGCGGAAGAATTCATGGCAACGACCAAACTGACATTCAATCACCGTTTTGATGGTGAGGAAGTCGGGTTTGTTGTGATGGGTGAAAACTATCAATACATTTCCTTAAAGCAGGTTGGCGAAAAGCTGATGGCCCGAGTGGTAAATTGCGAGAATGCTCGCACAGGAGGTGTCGAAAAAGAGCTGTATAGCGACGATTTTGATAGCAATACCGTTTATTTCCGAATTAAAGTAAACGAAGGAGCTGTTTGCAGTTTTAGTATCAGTAAAAACGGAAAGAAATTTAAGGAAGTAGGCGAAGATTTCTCTGCAGTTCCCGGTCGTTGGATTGGAGCCAAAATTGGCTACTTCGCACTTCGCGATGGAATCATCAATGATTCGGGTACTGTTGACATCGACTGGTTTAGAATTGACGAGCTTAAGAAATAA
- a CDS encoding rhamnogalacturonan acetylesterase, producing the protein MQHKLDKYRAVVLMLILGLSPILKSCTNKQEEPKEKVSKVWSIGDSTVANYALEEDYLSKRHPITGWGQVFQLFMSKDSISQISQLTDADSLIVDDRARGGRSTRTFFQEGRWRAVYNEMQAGDLVLMQFGHNDAAESKPARYVNIEGYKEFLRLFINQTREKEGTPILITPVARNYPWEDGHLQNVHGDYPGAMNAVANEMDVLLIDLNERSMDSFSEKGKEYVSKNYFMNLLAGAYEAYPDGQDDNTHFQPEGAKEVARLVYEEMKKIGKQ; encoded by the coding sequence ATGCAGCACAAACTAGATAAATATCGTGCAGTTGTTCTGATGCTGATTTTAGGACTGTCACCAATCTTAAAATCATGTACCAACAAGCAAGAGGAACCTAAAGAAAAAGTAAGCAAGGTTTGGTCGATTGGGGATTCAACGGTTGCCAATTATGCTTTAGAAGAAGATTACCTGTCGAAACGACATCCAATTACAGGCTGGGGGCAAGTGTTTCAGCTATTTATGTCAAAAGACAGCATTTCGCAAATCAGCCAATTGACCGATGCGGACAGCTTGATTGTTGACGACCGTGCCCGGGGTGGGCGCAGTACCCGTACTTTTTTTCAGGAAGGGCGCTGGCGAGCTGTTTATAACGAAATGCAAGCAGGTGATTTAGTTTTGATGCAGTTTGGACATAATGATGCTGCCGAAAGCAAGCCCGCGCGATATGTTAATATTGAGGGCTACAAAGAGTTTTTACGCCTGTTTATCAATCAAACACGAGAAAAAGAAGGTACTCCGATATTGATAACTCCCGTTGCCCGGAACTACCCCTGGGAAGATGGGCACCTGCAAAACGTTCATGGCGATTACCCCGGAGCAATGAACGCGGTTGCCAATGAAATGGATGTTTTGTTGATTGACTTGAATGAACGATCAATGGATTCTTTTTCTGAAAAAGGGAAAGAGTACGTATCAAAAAATTATTTCATGAACTTACTTGCCGGTGCCTATGAAGCCTATCCAGACGGACAGGATGATAATACACACTTTCAACCAGAAGGAGCAAAAGAAGTGGCTCGATTGGTTTATGAAGAAATGAAAAAAATAGGAAAACAATAA
- a CDS encoding two-component regulator propeller domain-containing protein: protein MKERIVQYCQRTISQMERFAKTLFIVLWGLFYFSAGFAASNEVNFDSFTQESGLPNNQIQTIYQDHKGWMWIGTSQGLTRFDGYEFVNFVHSDDDTTSLKGNLVRVIFEDNRERLLIGTENGGLNVFDREFETFYRPYENNLYFSGEDMSVNDIEQDTSGDLWLATNHDILIVDALGSVSRLSLAHENSQDRNETFVRVMEFDQNGMLWAGTNESVFLINTRQRTFEKLNLPLAGMEHDEIWELFLDKDGDMWIGTYSNGVFIVDSESNEIESVDLGSSVERTKTVRSISEGAHGNYWIGTRGGILDYTKKGGVATFYQHDERESTSLINNSVLDIIHDSRGEAWIGTRGGLNLLAKNKQVFENYIPHPSDNGNKYLNSNIVYAFWIDEDQNIWVGTEDGGINIYHPRKENYSYLIARIDDPKSISRDCIKAFQEDKKGNLWVGTFLGGVDVVNLKTKKVVQHFDANPSNERSISDNKIWDFLLDHNGSMWVGTSAGIDRYDSQNDEFIHYPQLAGQEQVNWMEMDSFRRIWFGTSDMVGIYDPESKKVTRFSEHSRAFIEDSKGRYWLTTLDRGIAQYSSVSGAVQYYDTGDGLSNDQALCVLEDDSGKLWVSTSNGLSKFDPERETFQNFTSKDGLRSNQFSYGAAYKADDGRLLFGGVSGFNIFNPKEVKLKDGDIPLVLTDLRIFNKKVPINSDEGVLKKSISETKHLVLPYEQNVFTLEFAALNYVNSQNNLYSYYLEGFDKDWNEPSRNRTATYTNLNPGDYILHVKRVVPGETELESELSLMVTILPPFWKTIWFRSLIILIICVLIYLLIQFLLYREKIKSELVLERMKARKLHELDMLKLKFFTNVSHEIRTPLTLILAPLEKLIEQKMTTPEVGANFEMMHRNAKQLDRLVNQLLDFRKLESGNLKLELVQGDIVSFIAKIVESFQGYASEKDIQLKFNSLKKSLTAHFDADKLEKMINNLLSNAFKFTGKDGQVTVNLSLVFDTNEEDLASENPDQEFIEITVRDTGQGISQTNASKIFNRFFQANEKEVQTGAGIGLSYVKELVKLHHGKIFVVSKPGKGSKFTIRLPYLKDELAEVPHKIEVLNDSVVGGTNEANLVREPEHLNSRIMLVVDDNPDVRKLINSHFYSRFQVFEAADGRIGWKMALEQIPDVIVSDVLMPDIDGYEFCKKVKKDERTSHIPVLLLTALHSKDHEIKGLSSGADDYITKPFDLAILQTKIENMLSIRDSLKQKYSGEITLQPKNIIISSPEEKFLQKAVEVVENNIADTDLDIERFAQEVGVSRMQLYRKLNALTDMTVKEFIRSIRLKRATQLLLQERMTVGEIAYAVGFKDLSHFRKCFRQTYGMNATEYKQKN, encoded by the coding sequence ATGAAAGAACGGATTGTACAATATTGTCAACGAACAATATCACAAATGGAGCGGTTTGCGAAAACACTGTTTATTGTTTTGTGGGGACTCTTCTATTTTTCGGCGGGTTTTGCTGCGAGCAATGAAGTAAATTTCGACTCATTTACTCAGGAAAGCGGACTGCCCAATAATCAGATACAAACAATTTATCAGGATCATAAAGGATGGATGTGGATTGGAACTAGCCAGGGGCTAACTCGTTTTGACGGATATGAGTTTGTAAACTTTGTGCATTCGGATGATGATACAACAAGCCTGAAAGGAAATTTGGTGAGGGTGATTTTTGAAGACAATAGAGAGCGTCTTTTGATTGGCACCGAAAATGGAGGGTTGAATGTTTTCGACAGAGAGTTCGAAACTTTTTATCGCCCCTACGAAAATAATCTCTATTTCAGTGGCGAAGACATGTCTGTTAATGATATTGAGCAAGATACCTCCGGAGATTTGTGGTTGGCGACAAATCACGATATTTTAATTGTTGATGCGCTTGGTAGTGTTTCTCGCCTGTCGCTTGCGCACGAAAATTCGCAAGACAGGAATGAGACGTTTGTACGTGTAATGGAATTTGATCAAAATGGAATGCTTTGGGCTGGTACCAACGAGAGCGTTTTTTTAATTAACACACGGCAGCGAACTTTTGAGAAGTTGAATTTGCCATTAGCCGGGATGGAGCATGATGAGATTTGGGAGCTTTTTCTGGATAAAGACGGGGATATGTGGATTGGAACATACTCCAACGGTGTTTTTATTGTCGATTCTGAGTCAAATGAAATAGAATCTGTCGATTTGGGGTCTTCGGTTGAACGAACTAAGACGGTTCGTTCAATTTCAGAAGGAGCCCACGGCAACTACTGGATTGGCACGCGTGGTGGTATTTTGGATTATACTAAAAAAGGTGGAGTGGCTACCTTTTATCAGCATGATGAGCGGGAGTCAACTAGTTTGATCAATAATTCAGTATTGGACATTATTCATGATAGTCGCGGAGAAGCATGGATTGGAACGCGCGGAGGATTGAATTTGCTGGCAAAAAATAAACAGGTATTTGAAAATTATATTCCACATCCATCGGACAATGGTAATAAGTATTTGAATAGTAATATTGTTTATGCATTTTGGATTGACGAGGACCAGAATATTTGGGTTGGTACTGAGGATGGAGGTATTAATATTTATCATCCGCGAAAAGAGAACTACAGTTATCTGATAGCCAGAATTGATGATCCAAAATCGATTTCAAGAGACTGTATTAAAGCATTTCAGGAAGATAAGAAAGGAAATCTCTGGGTAGGGACTTTCCTTGGAGGAGTTGATGTGGTAAACCTGAAAACGAAGAAAGTTGTCCAGCATTTTGATGCTAATCCATCAAACGAAAGGAGTATTTCGGATAATAAAATTTGGGACTTTCTGCTGGACCACAATGGGAGTATGTGGGTAGGCACATCAGCCGGAATTGACAGATACGATTCGCAGAATGACGAGTTTATTCACTATCCTCAATTGGCAGGGCAGGAGCAGGTAAACTGGATGGAGATGGACTCCTTTCGCCGTATTTGGTTTGGAACATCTGATATGGTTGGTATTTATGATCCTGAAAGCAAGAAAGTAACTCGTTTTAGTGAGCATTCAAGGGCTTTTATTGAGGACTCGAAAGGTCGTTATTGGCTTACTACTTTAGATAGGGGAATTGCACAGTATTCAAGTGTAAGCGGGGCTGTACAATACTACGATACAGGAGATGGTTTGTCGAATGATCAGGCTTTGTGTGTTTTAGAAGATGACAGCGGAAAGTTGTGGGTTAGCACCTCAAATGGTTTGTCGAAGTTTGATCCTGAACGTGAGACTTTTCAAAACTTTACAAGTAAGGACGGACTGAGAAGCAATCAATTTTCTTATGGGGCTGCCTACAAAGCTGATGATGGACGGTTACTTTTTGGTGGAGTTTCAGGCTTTAATATCTTCAATCCGAAAGAAGTAAAGCTGAAAGATGGCGATATTCCCTTAGTTTTAACTGATCTTCGGATATTTAACAAGAAAGTTCCAATTAACAGCGATGAAGGAGTGCTTAAGAAAAGTATTTCAGAGACTAAACATTTGGTTTTACCCTACGAACAAAACGTGTTTACACTTGAGTTTGCAGCATTGAATTACGTGAACAGCCAAAATAATTTATACAGCTATTATTTAGAAGGTTTTGATAAAGACTGGAACGAGCCAAGTCGAAACCGAACAGCCACTTATACCAATTTAAATCCAGGCGATTATATACTCCATGTTAAGCGAGTTGTTCCGGGTGAGACTGAACTTGAAAGTGAGTTGAGTCTGATGGTTACTATTTTGCCGCCTTTTTGGAAAACTATTTGGTTTCGTAGTTTGATTATTTTAATCATTTGTGTGCTGATTTATTTGTTGATCCAATTCCTCCTTTATCGTGAAAAGATTAAAAGTGAATTGGTTCTGGAGCGAATGAAAGCTCGCAAATTGCATGAACTGGATATGCTCAAGTTGAAGTTTTTCACCAATGTATCGCACGAAATAAGAACACCGCTAACCTTGATTCTTGCGCCACTCGAAAAGCTAATTGAGCAAAAGATGACTACGCCGGAAGTTGGAGCTAATTTTGAAATGATGCACCGAAATGCGAAACAGCTTGATCGTTTGGTCAATCAGCTACTGGATTTTCGGAAGCTCGAATCAGGAAATTTGAAACTGGAGCTTGTGCAGGGAGATATTGTAAGTTTTATTGCAAAAATTGTGGAGTCTTTTCAGGGATATGCTAGTGAGAAGGATATTCAGCTAAAATTCAATTCCTTAAAAAAGAGTTTGACTGCACATTTTGATGCCGATAAACTCGAGAAAATGATCAATAACTTGCTTTCGAACGCATTCAAATTTACCGGAAAAGATGGTCAGGTCACGGTGAATTTGTCTTTAGTTTTTGATACGAATGAGGAGGATTTGGCATCAGAAAACCCTGATCAGGAATTTATTGAAATCACGGTTCGGGATACCGGGCAGGGAATTTCGCAAACCAATGCATCCAAAATATTTAACCGTTTTTTTCAGGCCAATGAAAAGGAGGTGCAAACAGGAGCAGGAATTGGTTTGTCGTATGTGAAGGAACTGGTCAAGCTTCATCATGGAAAAATATTTGTCGTGAGTAAACCCGGCAAGGGTAGTAAGTTTACCATTCGGCTGCCCTATTTAAAAGACGAGCTAGCAGAAGTGCCTCATAAGATAGAAGTGCTGAACGATTCTGTGGTCGGGGGCACAAATGAAGCGAATTTGGTTCGAGAGCCCGAGCATTTGAATAGTCGCATTATGTTGGTTGTTGACGATAACCCTGATGTGAGAAAACTGATCAATAGTCATTTTTATTCCAGATTTCAGGTTTTTGAGGCTGCTGATGGCCGAATTGGCTGGAAGATGGCATTGGAACAGATCCCCGATGTGATTGTTAGTGATGTGCTGATGCCCGACATTGATGGCTACGAGTTTTGTAAAAAGGTAAAGAAAGATGAACGTACATCGCACATTCCGGTATTGCTTTTAACTGCGCTTCATTCGAAAGATCACGAAATAAAAGGATTGTCTAGTGGCGCGGATGATTACATCACCAAGCCTTTTGATCTGGCTATTTTGCAGACAAAGATTGAAAATATGCTTTCGATTCGTGATTCACTAAAACAGAAATACTCTGGTGAAATCACACTTCAGCCTAAAAATATCATCATTTCTTCGCCCGAAGAAAAATTTCTTCAGAAAGCAGTTGAAGTGGTCGAAAACAATATTGCTGACACCGATCTGGATATTGAGCGCTTCGCTCAGGAAGTTGGTGTCAGCCGTATGCAATTGTACCGTAAGTTGAATGCGTTGACGGATATGACAGTCAAAGAGTTTATAAGAAGTATTCGATTGAAGCGGGCCACTCAGTTACTGCTACAGGAAAGAATGACCGTCGGTGAAATAGCTTATGCCGTTGGTTTTAAAGATTTGTCACATTTCCGGAAATGCTTCCGACAGACTTACGGCATGAATGCGACAGAATACAAGCAAAAAAATTGA
- a CDS encoding glycoside hydrolase family 88 protein, giving the protein MYLTKIKNAYLILSLIGFAFSQCTTTEKKEKESGEIVADSTAIKMAVRMADSEMVHFPEASTVDFNPEGKWSYTAGLVSSAMVELSEETGDPTYYEYAKGYADQFINEDGEIKGYKKSDFNIDKINSGKFLFDLYEKTGDERYKKTIFILRDQLEDHPRTSEGGFWHKKRYPHQMWLDGLYMGTPFYAEFGIVFDEPAAFDDVINQFVTVHKHTYDSIVGLNYHGWDESKEQRWADPETGCSPHFWGRAMGWYAAALVDALGFIPEDHPEKHQVVEILQEVAAGLKKWQDEETGLWYQVLDQGDREGNYLESSASSMFVYALAKATRVGYIDEEYREVAEKGYAGILDNFIKENENGTISLTDVCSVAGLGGDPYRDASFEYYISEPIRDNDPKGVGPFILASLEISK; this is encoded by the coding sequence ATGTACCTGACAAAAATTAAAAATGCTTATCTGATTCTGTCACTGATTGGCTTTGCCTTCAGCCAATGCACAACCACCGAAAAAAAGGAAAAGGAGTCTGGCGAAATCGTTGCAGACTCAACAGCGATTAAAATGGCGGTTCGTATGGCCGACTCCGAGATGGTTCACTTTCCGGAGGCTTCAACCGTAGATTTTAACCCCGAAGGGAAATGGAGCTATACTGCCGGGCTGGTTTCTTCAGCCATGGTTGAATTGTCTGAAGAAACAGGTGACCCTACTTATTACGAATATGCTAAAGGATACGCAGATCAATTTATTAATGAAGATGGTGAAATAAAGGGTTATAAAAAGAGTGATTTTAATATCGATAAAATTAACTCTGGTAAATTCTTGTTTGATCTATATGAAAAGACAGGTGATGAGCGCTACAAAAAGACTATTTTCATATTACGCGATCAATTGGAGGATCATCCACGTACTTCGGAAGGTGGGTTTTGGCACAAGAAAAGATACCCTCATCAAATGTGGTTAGATGGCTTATATATGGGAACTCCGTTTTATGCCGAGTTTGGAATAGTGTTCGACGAGCCGGCAGCATTTGATGATGTGATCAATCAGTTCGTTACCGTACACAAGCATACTTATGATTCAATCGTTGGGTTGAACTACCACGGATGGGATGAAAGCAAAGAGCAGCGTTGGGCAGATCCGGAAACCGGATGTTCTCCTCATTTCTGGGGACGTGCAATGGGATGGTACGCTGCAGCACTGGTTGATGCACTGGGTTTTATTCCTGAAGATCATCCTGAAAAGCACCAAGTAGTTGAGATATTGCAAGAAGTAGCAGCCGGTTTGAAGAAGTGGCAGGATGAGGAAACAGGTCTTTGGTATCAGGTGTTAGATCAGGGAGATCGGGAAGGAAACTATCTGGAGTCTTCTGCTTCAAGCATGTTTGTTTATGCATTGGCTAAAGCCACTCGAGTAGGATATATTGATGAAGAATATCGTGAGGTAGCCGAAAAAGGATATGCCGGCATTTTGGATAACTTCATTAAAGAAAATGAGAATGGCACGATTAGCCTAACTGATGTTTGTTCTGTCGCAGGCCTTGGCGGCGATCCGTACCGTGATGCCTCTTTTGAGTATTACATCAGCGAGCCTATTCGTGATAACGATCCAAAAGGCGTCGGTCCATTTATTTTGGCCAGCTTGGAAATCAGCAAATAA
- a CDS encoding glycoside hydrolase family 28 protein: MKKLAWFFTNHLYLLLFVAVACTAQQTKVEKSLDIYEGVEFEMPTVIEPSFPDYSASITDYGAVGDGEVLNTKAFADAIDEVAEKGGGIVSVPRGIWLTGPIVLKSNINLHLEDGALIIFSTNKDLYPLVETSFEGLNTVRCQSPISGNDLENIAITGNGVIDGSGDAWRPVKRSKLTDKQWTEFVKSGGVVDKDGRIWYPSQQYLDAVEMADMNVVQKYDSIEDYNKIKDFMRPVMVSLVNCNEVLLDGPVFQNSPAWNIHPLMCENLTVRNVNVRNPWYSQNGDGIDVESCKNTVLYDSSFDVGDDAICIKSGKNKDGRDRGIANENMVVKNCIVYHGHGGVTVGSEMSGGVKNLHVSGCTFMGTDVGLRFKSTRGRGGVVEGIYISDVDMIDIPTNAISFNLYYGGKSVSEMLADKDNEKIEEVVPPVTEETPQFKDITIKNVRCKGARQAIYLQGLPEMNLENVLLENLTMEAENGLLCMDAKGITVKNLHLKTKVQPALNFYNVKDVKIFGLEIPKADQPMISVSGAKTENVEIKVMSDINVDKVLVLDKEANSSEVKVSN, encoded by the coding sequence ATGAAAAAGCTAGCCTGGTTTTTTACAAACCACTTATACTTGTTATTATTTGTCGCTGTTGCTTGTACAGCACAGCAAACAAAAGTCGAAAAATCACTTGATATTTATGAGGGGGTTGAGTTTGAAATGCCAACGGTCATTGAACCCAGTTTCCCTGATTATTCAGCATCGATTACAGACTATGGTGCAGTTGGTGATGGCGAGGTATTAAATACAAAAGCATTCGCTGATGCGATTGACGAAGTTGCCGAAAAGGGTGGCGGAATAGTATCTGTTCCTCGTGGAATATGGCTGACCGGACCAATTGTATTAAAGAGTAATATCAATCTTCATTTGGAAGATGGTGCGTTGATTATTTTCAGTACGAATAAAGATCTTTATCCGTTGGTTGAAACCAGTTTTGAAGGACTGAATACCGTACGTTGTCAGTCTCCGATTTCCGGAAATGATTTGGAGAATATTGCCATAACAGGAAATGGTGTGATTGATGGTTCAGGTGATGCCTGGCGTCCTGTTAAAAGGTCGAAATTGACAGATAAACAATGGACCGAGTTTGTCAAGTCAGGTGGCGTTGTCGATAAAGATGGACGCATCTGGTATCCTTCTCAGCAATATCTTGACGCAGTTGAGATGGCTGATATGAATGTGGTTCAGAAATATGATAGCATTGAGGATTACAATAAGATTAAAGATTTTATGCGTCCGGTGATGGTGAGCCTGGTAAATTGTAACGAGGTGTTGCTTGACGGACCTGTCTTTCAAAACTCTCCGGCTTGGAATATTCACCCGCTAATGTGCGAGAATTTGACGGTTCGCAATGTTAATGTCCGCAATCCATGGTACTCGCAAAATGGTGATGGTATAGATGTTGAATCATGCAAAAACACGGTGTTGTATGACTCTTCTTTTGATGTAGGCGACGACGCAATTTGCATCAAATCAGGAAAAAATAAAGACGGACGTGATCGTGGAATTGCCAATGAAAATATGGTTGTTAAGAATTGCATTGTTTATCACGGACATGGTGGTGTAACTGTTGGAAGTGAAATGTCTGGAGGCGTGAAAAACTTACATGTTTCAGGATGTACTTTTATGGGAACTGATGTTGGTTTGCGTTTTAAAAGTACACGTGGGCGTGGCGGCGTTGTTGAAGGAATCTATATTTCAGATGTCGATATGATTGATATCCCGACCAATGCGATTTCTTTTAACTTATATTATGGCGGCAAATCAGTTTCTGAAATGTTGGCAGATAAGGACAATGAGAAAATAGAGGAAGTCGTTCCTCCTGTAACCGAAGAAACACCTCAGTTTAAAGATATCACAATAAAAAATGTTCGATGCAAAGGTGCTCGCCAAGCGATTTATTTACAGGGTCTTCCTGAAATGAATCTGGAGAATGTTTTGTTGGAAAACCTGACGATGGAAGCAGAAAATGGATTGCTATGTATGGATGCAAAAGGTATTACTGTTAAAAACCTTCACCTAAAGACAAAAGTGCAACCTGCTCTTAATTTTTATAATGTGAAAGATGTGAAAATTTTCGGGCTTGAAATTCCGAAAGCTGATCAACCCATGATTTCAGTGAGTGGAGCAAAGACCGAGAATGTGGAAATTAAGGTGATGTCGGATATAAATGTAGATAAAGTATTAGTTCTGGATAAGGAAGCGAATAGTAGTGAGGTAAAGGTTAGTAATTAA
- a CDS encoding pectinesterase family protein, whose product MQLKNYGLLVLSVLLNTFGFANVGQQFDFVVSKDGSGDFTTVQEAIDAVPHFRKERTTIFIKNGVYKEKLILPSSKNKVTFIGESVENTLITNDDYASKENYFGEEMGTTGSSGFYVFGNDFTAENITFENSAGLVGQAVAVRVSGDRIFFNNCRFWGNQDTLYPQGENSRQYYKNCYIEGTVDFIFGWSTAVFEDCEIFCKAPGYVTAASTLEETPFGFVFLHCKITGDAPAGSVYLGRPWRPYAKTAFIECELSEVIKEEGWHNWGKEEAEKKSTYVEYQNRGEGANPEKRVAWAPQLTKEQRANYTLENIFDGWMPGKAFVEKRR is encoded by the coding sequence ATGCAACTAAAAAATTACGGGCTACTGGTACTTTCTGTTCTGTTAAATACATTTGGTTTTGCCAATGTTGGGCAGCAATTTGATTTTGTAGTTTCGAAAGACGGATCAGGTGATTTTACTACTGTTCAGGAAGCTATTGACGCTGTTCCTCATTTTCGGAAAGAGAGAACGACCATCTTTATCAAAAACGGTGTTTACAAAGAAAAATTGATTTTGCCGAGTTCTAAAAACAAAGTCACTTTTATCGGTGAAAGTGTTGAGAATACCCTTATTACAAACGATGATTATGCTTCCAAAGAAAATTACTTTGGAGAAGAAATGGGAACAACCGGTTCGTCGGGGTTTTATGTGTTTGGCAATGACTTTACTGCCGAAAATATCACCTTCGAAAATTCAGCCGGGTTAGTTGGGCAGGCAGTTGCTGTTCGGGTTAGCGGCGATCGTATTTTCTTTAATAATTGTCGTTTTTGGGGAAATCAGGACACCCTCTACCCACAAGGAGAAAATAGTCGTCAATACTACAAAAACTGTTACATTGAGGGTACGGTCGATTTTATTTTTGGTTGGTCGACAGCTGTCTTTGAAGATTGCGAAATCTTTTGCAAAGCCCCAGGCTATGTAACGGCTGCGTCAACTTTGGAAGAAACGCCCTTTGGCTTTGTCTTTTTGCATTGTAAAATCACAGGCGATGCTCCGGCAGGCTCCGTTTATCTGGGCCGCCCCTGGAGACCCTACGCCAAAACTGCTTTTATTGAATGTGAGCTGAGCGAAGTGATTAAAGAAGAAGGTTGGCATAATTGGGGAAAAGAAGAAGCTGAAAAAAAGTCAACTTACGTTGAGTACCAAAATAGAGGTGAAGGTGCTAACCCTGAAAAACGAGTAGCGTGGGCGCCACAACTAACTAAAGAGCAAAGAGCCAATTATACTTTAGAGAATATTTTTGATGGGTGGATGCCAGGAAAAGCATTTGTTGAGAAACGTCGATAA